In the Vitis vinifera cultivar Pinot Noir 40024 chromosome 2, ASM3070453v1 genome, one interval contains:
- the LOC100243193 gene encoding isoflavone reductase homolog — MEKSKVLVVGGTGYIGRRMVKASLAQGHPTFVLQRPEIGLDIEKLQMLLSFKAKGATLVEGSFADHKSLVEAVKKVNMVICTMSGSHSRSHNILFQLKLVEAIKEAGNIKRFLPSEFGMDPARMGDALEPGRVTFDEKMIVRRAIEEANIPHTYVSSNCFAGYFVPSLGQLGVLTPPKEKVCLYGDGNVKAVFVDEYDIATYTIKTIDDPRTLNKTVYIRPPENTLSQRQLVEIWEKLTGKKLDKFSISKEDFLASMEGKDFALQVGVAHFYHIYYEGCLTNFEIGEEGEEAATLYPEVNYKRMDEYLKLYV; from the exons atggaaaagaGCAAGGTTCTTGTAGTGGGTGGGACAGGCTACATTGGAAGGAGGATGGTGAAGGCAAGCTTAGCCCAAGGCCATCCCACCTTTGTCCTTCAACGCCCCGAAATCGGTCTGGACATCGAGAAACTGCAGATGCTGCTGTCCTTCAAGGCCAAAGGGGCCACCCTTGTGGAGGGCTCCTTTGCAGATCATAAGAGTCTGGTGGAAGCAGTGAAGAAAGTAAATATGGTGATCTGCACCATGTCTGGGTCTCATTCCAGGTCTCACAACATTTTGTTTCAGCTCAAACTTGTTGAGgccatcaaagaagctggaaacattaag CGATTCTTGCCTTCAGAGTTTGGAATGGACCCAGCAAGGATGGGAGATGCACTTGAACCAGGAAGAGTAACATTTGATGAGAAGATGATTGTGAGGAGGGCCATAGAAGAAGCCAACATCCCCCACACTTACGTGTCTTCCAACTGCTTCGCAGGCTACTTTGTTCCGAGCCTAGGTCAGTTGGGTGTTCTCACCCCTCCAAAGGAAAAGGTTTGTCTATATGGAGATGGCAATGTCAAAG CGGTTTTCGTGGATGAATATGATATTGCAACATACACAATCAAAACAATAGATGATCCTCGTACTTTGAACAAGACAGTTTACATTAGGCCACCAGAAAACACTCTCTCCCAGAGGCAATTAGTTGAGATATGGGAAAAGCTCACGGGGAAGAAACTGGACAAGTTCAGCATCTCTAAAGAAGACTTTCTAGCCTCTATGGAAG GTAAGGACTTTGCATTACAAGTTGGGGTAGCACATTTCTATCACATTTACTACGAGGGTTGTTTGACGAACTTTGAGATTGGAGAAGAGGGAGAAGAAGCTGCAACGCTCTATCCGGAGGTCAATTACAAGCGAATGGATGAATACCTGAAGCTTTATGTATAA